The Nicotiana tomentosiformis chromosome 2, ASM39032v3, whole genome shotgun sequence genome includes the window GAGTTATGGGCTGACAGAATCTGAGGCTGATGGTGATTGTGAGACGGAAAAGGGCCGTTTTAGTCGGAACAATAGTATGTCCGAGACTATCAATGGGCAATTTGAAGTTCCTCCATTTGATTACCCGCCGTTGAAATGCATTATTAATGAGAATCAAGTATACACAGAGGTTGATAATGAGGTTGTTGATGTTGAGAAATATGCATTTGAAGAGACCCCTCATTCATGCGATCAATTACGCGATTTGGAACATAGGATCAATCAGTTGGAGAGGACGCCAAGAAGTACCGATGGGGATCTTTTCAAGAACAACATACTTGAAAAAGTGATAGTTGGTCATTCCCCAAGGAGGACTAGACATCTTAGAAAGTTTTCAACTGACAGTTTAGGTTCTCCCTTTGTTACAACTAAAGAAATTAACTCAGATTTCATCTCAGATTCTCCAAGGTTTGGTGGAAATATTAGAAAAGCAGAATATTCACAAATAGAAGAGCGTTCAAACTTGAGGAAGGTGGATAATTCATCAGAAGTTGGAGATTACATGAGTGACCGAGTTTACACAATTGATTCTGTACATCAGAGGGCTGGATATGATGGTGTGCCAGAGCCCAAGGCTTCAGTTGGAATGGTTGACGATTATACCCCGAGGGATTCATTGAATCATACAGATTTTGGAGATCCAGAGGTCACGAAGTTGTACCTTAGGCTTCAGGCACTTGAGGCTGATCGGGAATCAATGAGACAGGCTATGATTGCTATGCGGACTGATAAAGCACAGGTGATATTGCTCAAGGAGATTGCTCAGCAATTATGCAAAGAAATGTCCCCAGCCGTGAGAAGACCTTCGAGGAAGCCATCTGTAATTGAGAGCTTTTCTTTCATGTCTGTATTCAAGGTATGATATTAATCTATGATCAACTTTTTCGGTTTTCCAGTAACTACATTTTCACATTTATAATGATGCCTAAGGTCGTTGTCCTGCTTGAAAAAACAAATTTTGGGTCATTGCAAGCACAATAGTAGCAACTATTTGACTGTAAACATATATTGATTCCATTTGATTGATTCTGTAAATTAATTACCCCATTCATGGCTATCACTAAATACTAATTACTTTCTTTGGTAATAATCTTGAGATTCTTAATAAAGATTATTTTCCTGTACATTTTCTACTGagcattaaaaaagaaaaaaatgagaaTGGGTTGGATTGTCTCTTTTCAAAACCTCTACTAGACCTTGAGTTAGCTTCTGTGGGCATTGTTGTTTTTCTTGGACCAATTATGGGTGAGGTCTGGTATGGCTGAGAGCTGGTATATTGGAGTAATTTATGGTTAAGATTCAATAATATTTCCATCTTCCAAGTACACTTAAATCTTCAGTCAAGTCGTCCGATGATATTAGTGGATTAGTGTCTCGTGCTTATGTCTAAATAAGATGTTGAGCCCATCACAATGGGAAGAGCTGGTGCAAACCCATGTAATCCCAACTTTTAGAAGAATCACATTTCAAATGGTATGTTAGACAAGGTTACTTGTGATGTCAATTTGACACTACTTAAATCTTGATGCATTTTCATAGGCATCTTCCTTTATTTCCATGTTTGTTCATATTGACATGGACGATGAAACACAGGTCCCTTCTTTAGTTACTTTTGATGGGCATCTTGGACTCTAACAAATGTGCTAGGACTAATTCCATTTTTTGGattatttctttcttatttccCACGGGGAGAAGGGGTTCTAGGGACAACAAATCATTAGTACCATGTGAATTTTCCTCTATTATATTGATGACACTAAAAGCAAACAAGGTAGACCTAAAGTCATGTAGTTAAGCTGTCTCAAAAGAACTACAATCCCTAGAGCTAATGCGGACCTAGCTTAGAATAGACACAATGGTACAAAATAAACCATATATTAATATGAACTAGTAGGACTCATGTTGTTACACACATTTGGTTTGGTTAAGGTTAAGTGGGTGATTTAGAGAACCTCCTAGTTTATAGAACTTCCTGTTTTGCCTTAAAAGGACAAATTATTTACCTGCACTAGATGACTTTGGTCCGAATAGAGTGGAATGGATATAGAGGATTCAGCTAGCCGATCTCAATTAGTTTGGGATTGAGACATTGATTGATTCTCGAGCTGctccattctttaccattttttacGGGAGAGGACGGATGGGGTGAAAATTAGCAAAACAATTTGTTTTATTCTTACATCAAAATTTCTTACCTGTCTTACTCCCTCCCCCCGGTTTCTATTTGTGTTATGAGTTATAATCAAAGCTGATTTATTTTGTATTCTTTTTTATTCAGTGGATCATATCTTTTGTTTTGTGGAGAAGAAAAGCGCGCAGATGC containing:
- the LOC104098772 gene encoding myosin-binding protein 7, with translation MDSQNLAPTTSQVNCCDCGCSCSVMNRSYSGTWLRSVKRKFDEYNENKFMIPGFVLPLNARIEIENECTALREMVGKQQQTIQDLSAELEEERNASSSAANEAMSMILRLQGEKAEVQMEFKQFKRYTEEKTAHDQQEIMALEDLLYKREQTIQSLTCEVQMYKHRMMSYGLTESEADGDCETEKGRFSRNNSMSETINGQFEVPPFDYPPLKCIINENQVYTEVDNEVVDVEKYAFEETPHSCDQLRDLEHRINQLERTPRSTDGDLFKNNILEKVIVGHSPRRTRHLRKFSTDSLGSPFVTTKEINSDFISDSPRFGGNIRKAEYSQIEERSNLRKVDNSSEVGDYMSDRVYTIDSVHQRAGYDGVPEPKASVGMVDDYTPRDSLNHTDFGDPEVTKLYLRLQALEADRESMRQAMIAMRTDKAQVILLKEIAQQLCKEMSPAVRRPSRKPSVIESFSFMSVFKWIISFVLWRRKARRCKYMFGSPASNVGLLMLLDKGPRVGQWRCMSSTQV